CGCGGGCGCAGCTGTGCTCGACCAGTTCGGCGATCGTTGCAGGCCGGTGGTAGAAGGCGGGGACGGGCGGGAACACGATCGCGCCCATCTCGGTGACCGCGGTCATGTTGCGCAGGTGCGCGAGGTTCAGCGGGGTTTCGCGGACCATCAGCACGAGGCGGCGGCGCTCCTTCAGGCAGACGTCGGCGGCGCGGGTCACCAGGCTGTCCGCCATGCCCAGCGCAACGCCGGCGAGCGTCTTCATCGAGCAGGGCGCCACGATCATGCCGAGGGTCTCGAAGGAGCCCGAGGCGATCGTCGCGCCGATCTCGCGCGCGCCGTGGGCGACGTCGGCCAGCGACTCGATCTCGCGGCGCGGCCGCTGCAGCTCCTGCTCGATCGTGAGCCAGCCGGCCGGCGACACGACCAGGTGGGTCTCGACGTCGCAGCCTCGCAGCAACTCGAGCAGGCGAACGCCGTAGACGGCGCCGCTCGCTCCGGTGATCGCGACGATCAGGCGCCGAGGGTTCATGGGCCGCATTCTAGCCGACGGCCGCAGCGCATCAGGCGCGCGCACCAACGACAACGCCGCCCCTTGCGGGGGCGGCGTTCGAAGAGGCGCGCCGGAGGCCGGGCGCCTGCGGGCGTGCTTGCCGAAGCGCGCGCCGCGCGCCGCGGCAGTCAGGCGACCGCTTGCTGGGGAATCAGCT
This genomic window from Zeimonas sediminis contains:
- a CDS encoding UbiX family flavin prenyltransferase, whose amino-acid sequence is MNPRRLIVAITGASGAVYGVRLLELLRGCDVETHLVVSPAGWLTIEQELQRPRREIESLADVAHGAREIGATIASGSFETLGMIVAPCSMKTLAGVALGMADSLVTRAADVCLKERRRLVLMVRETPLNLAHLRNMTAVTEMGAIVFPPVPAFYHRPATIAELVEHSCARALALFGLRVDGMPEWPGMRGQNRET